The following proteins are encoded in a genomic region of Thermodesulfobacteriota bacterium:
- a CDS encoding sigma-54 dependent transcriptional regulator — MEKRILIIDDERPLLETLDMFLSEKGYRVRCAPDAMEGLQQCSLFDPHVIILDIRLPDMNGLDLLREMVRKGRKNIIIITAFHDMDITIQAMKLGAFDYIPKPIDVEELERTIYKAFKATLLSEEGQALQVGPPISFEEGKIVGKSKAMKDIFKAIGVLSENRVTVLIYGETGTGKELIARAIHCNSPYRDHPFQAINCSTIVGPLLESELFGHEKGAFTGASSLKRGKFELAGQGTIFLDEVEEIPLELQAKLLRFLQEKEFERLGGEKRIRSHARVIAATNQDLGEMVEKGTFREDLYYRLKVATIKVPPLRERKSDLPLLVEHFLKKINRELRKQIKQVEGEALRKMMDYDWPGNVRELENVLVHAAIQTQGEVILEEFVTPLLGQKPTPQPRPTPALPKEVSLKSLEKDLIIRVLNETQWHFGKTCEVLGISRPTLRQKLRIYNLTNEPRMNSKGHG, encoded by the coding sequence ATGGAAAAGAGAATCCTGATCATCGACGATGAGCGCCCCCTTCTGGAGACCCTCGATATGTTCCTCTCCGAAAAAGGGTACAGGGTCCGATGTGCGCCGGATGCCATGGAGGGGTTGCAGCAGTGTTCCCTCTTCGACCCCCATGTGATCATTCTCGATATTCGCCTTCCGGACATGAACGGTCTGGACCTGCTTCGGGAGATGGTCCGGAAGGGGCGTAAAAATATCATCATCATCACCGCCTTCCACGACATGGATATCACCATCCAGGCGATGAAACTGGGGGCCTTCGACTATATTCCGAAACCGATTGATGTGGAGGAGTTGGAACGGACCATCTACAAGGCCTTCAAGGCCACCCTCCTCTCCGAGGAAGGTCAGGCCCTTCAGGTCGGCCCCCCGATCTCCTTTGAGGAAGGAAAGATCGTCGGCAAAAGCAAGGCCATGAAGGACATCTTCAAGGCCATCGGCGTCCTCTCCGAAAACCGGGTGACCGTGCTCATCTATGGCGAAACAGGAACCGGCAAAGAGCTGATCGCACGAGCCATCCACTGCAACAGTCCTTACCGAGACCATCCCTTTCAGGCGATCAACTGTTCAACGATTGTCGGACCCCTCCTCGAGAGCGAACTCTTCGGCCATGAGAAAGGAGCCTTCACCGGGGCCTCCAGCTTGAAGAGGGGGAAATTTGAGCTGGCCGGCCAAGGGACCATCTTTCTCGATGAGGTGGAGGAGATCCCCCTGGAGCTCCAGGCGAAACTGCTGAGGTTCCTCCAGGAAAAGGAGTTCGAACGGTTGGGAGGAGAAAAGAGAATCCGATCCCACGCCAGGGTGATCGCGGCCACCAACCAAGACCTTGGTGAAATGGTGGAAAAGGGGACGTTCAGGGAGGACCTTTATTACCGGCTCAAGGTGGCCACCATCAAGGTCCCGCCCTTGAGGGAGCGGAAGTCGGACCTCCCCCTTTTGGTGGAACATTTCTTGAAAAAGATCAACCGAGAATTGCGAAAACAGATCAAACAGGTCGAAGGAGAAGCCCTCCGAAAGATGATGGATTATGACTGGCCGGGAAATGTGAGGGAACTGGAGAACGTCCTCGTCCATGCGGCGATACAAACTCAGGGGGAGGTCATCCTCGAAGAATTCGTCACCCCTTTGCTGGGGCAGAAACCCACCCCTCAACCCAGACCCACCCCTGCCCTCCCAAAGGAAGTCAGCCTAAAAAGTCTCGAAAAGGATCTCATCATTAGGGTTCTCAACGAAACCCAGTGGCATTTCGGAAAAACCTGCGAGGTCCTCGGCATTTCGAGACCCACCCTCCGGCAAAAGCTCAGGATTTACAATCTCACCAACGAACCCCGGATGAATTCCAAAGGCCACGGTTGA
- a CDS encoding ABC transporter substrate-binding protein → MKKGWCCLLACLALLLTSSLSHAQKPIVLGAPLPVAFLYGWTAEKGLRLAVEEINAAGGVTVGKEKRPFKLEVMDTRDLEPVVPVSDALLVVEKLILEKNADFIVGGPARSEAALAAMDLLAKYKKVSILSTGALTPAYHKRVGDEYDKFKYCFRISGEVGWLVTGEFIPKLTAIKEKHGLNRLFIMVQDVAHARATGDLTAKLAGEKGWEVVGREIYPTGTTDFSVGLLKARRENVQVILIVMDMPESSVLLKQWFDLKIPALPFGTIIAAAEQPGFWKATEGKGEFCMASVVNAGNAPSNATPWTMKFVEAYTKKYGLEPEGYGASSSYMVPYVLKDAIERAGSLKSDDIVAALEKTDLEGVYGRIRFNPKNHQVIPSVDPKEGAVGTIFQWQAGKRVVVFPPKIAMGEIKLPPWMKK, encoded by the coding sequence ATGAAAAAAGGATGGTGTTGTCTCTTGGCTTGTCTCGCCCTCTTACTCACATCTTCCCTTTCTCACGCCCAGAAACCCATCGTCTTAGGCGCTCCTCTTCCGGTAGCCTTTCTCTATGGCTGGACCGCGGAGAAGGGATTGAGATTGGCCGTCGAGGAGATCAATGCGGCCGGTGGCGTTACGGTGGGAAAGGAAAAGAGGCCATTCAAACTGGAGGTGATGGACACCCGAGACCTTGAGCCAGTCGTGCCCGTCAGCGATGCCCTCCTGGTCGTCGAGAAACTCATCCTTGAAAAGAACGCCGATTTCATCGTCGGTGGCCCGGCTCGTTCAGAGGCCGCCCTGGCCGCCATGGACCTGCTGGCGAAGTATAAGAAAGTGTCGATCCTCTCCACCGGTGCCCTTACCCCGGCCTATCACAAAAGGGTCGGTGACGAGTACGATAAATTCAAATACTGCTTCAGGATCTCCGGGGAGGTGGGTTGGCTCGTGACCGGCGAGTTCATCCCGAAATTGACCGCGATCAAAGAAAAGCACGGCTTGAACCGCCTCTTCATCATGGTTCAGGACGTGGCCCATGCCAGGGCAACCGGCGATCTCACGGCGAAGCTGGCCGGTGAAAAAGGGTGGGAGGTCGTTGGCAGGGAGATCTATCCCACCGGCACCACGGACTTCTCGGTCGGGTTGCTCAAGGCGAGACGGGAGAATGTCCAGGTCATCCTCATCGTCATGGACATGCCGGAAAGCTCGGTATTGCTCAAACAATGGTTCGATCTGAAGATCCCGGCCCTTCCCTTCGGGACGATCATCGCGGCGGCGGAGCAGCCCGGCTTCTGGAAGGCCACCGAAGGCAAGGGAGAGTTCTGCATGGCCAGCGTGGTGAACGCAGGCAATGCCCCCTCCAATGCGACGCCTTGGACCATGAAATTTGTCGAAGCCTACACCAAAAAATATGGATTGGAGCCCGAAGGATACGGGGCCTCCTCCAGCTATATGGTCCCCTATGTGTTGAAAGACGCCATCGAAAGGGCGGGATCCCTCAAATCGGACGATATCGTTGCCGCCCTCGAGAAGACCGATCTGGAAGGAGTTTACGGTCGAATCCGATTCAATCCTAAAAATCATCAGGTCATCCCCAGTGTGGACCCTAAGGAAGGCGCGGTGGGGACGATCTTCCAGTGGCAGGCCGGCAAAAGGGTGGTGGTCTTTCCGCCCAAGATCGCCATGGGCGAGATCAAGCTCCCCCCCTGGATGAAGAAATAA
- a CDS encoding branched-chain amino acid ABC transporter permease has product MDILVYGIINSVSLALMAIGFTFVYGISRLPNFAHGALYVITGFLVWSLVHLLKLNYILSILLALCLMGLVGAAIYRFVLIRVRGMATSEIIATYALGLAILEFLRWRGFKGMTYTLPVFIEGSVTIGAIPVDLQRLLIIGIGIVVVGLMWLFTHFNRTGLALRGMAQDEHAAMMLGIDSDRMAVIAMALGSILSGIAAITLLPLGNIVVEAGYNVLILSIAVCIVGGLGSWVGAILAAFMIGFLQIITVAYIQSHFHMVVAILAIIITLIIRPSGFFGKQKELEERV; this is encoded by the coding sequence ATGGACATCCTGGTTTACGGCATCATCAATAGCGTCTCCCTGGCGCTGATGGCCATTGGATTCACCTTCGTCTACGGCATCAGCCGTCTGCCCAACTTCGCCCACGGGGCCCTCTATGTGATCACCGGCTTCCTCGTCTGGAGCCTGGTCCATCTGCTCAAATTGAATTACATCCTCTCCATCCTTCTGGCCCTGTGCCTCATGGGCCTCGTGGGAGCTGCTATCTATCGGTTCGTCTTGATCCGGGTGAGGGGGATGGCCACCTCCGAAATCATCGCCACCTATGCCCTGGGGCTGGCTATCCTCGAATTTCTGCGCTGGAGGGGATTCAAGGGGATGACCTATACGCTTCCGGTCTTCATCGAAGGCAGCGTGACCATTGGCGCCATTCCCGTCGATCTTCAGCGCCTCCTCATCATCGGGATCGGGATCGTCGTCGTCGGCCTGATGTGGCTTTTCACCCACTTCAACCGGACCGGCCTGGCGCTGAGGGGGATGGCCCAAGATGAACATGCCGCCATGATGCTCGGGATCGATTCAGACCGAATGGCGGTGATCGCCATGGCCTTGGGATCGATCCTCTCCGGGATCGCGGCCATCACCCTCCTCCCCCTTGGAAACATCGTCGTGGAGGCCGGATACAATGTGTTGATCCTCTCGATCGCCGTCTGTATCGTGGGAGGCCTGGGCAGTTGGGTCGGGGCCATCCTGGCCGCCTTCATGATCGGATTTCTCCAGATCATCACCGTGGCCTATATCCAGTCCCATTTCCATATGGTGGTGGCCATCTTGGCGATCATCATCACGTTGATCATCAGACCCTCCGGGTTCTTCGGAAAGCAGAAGGAGCTGGAGGAACGGGTCTAA
- a CDS encoding branched-chain amino acid ABC transporter permease — protein sequence MERRKERLDRGIKVRTEGIYAISSLGEISYLVLPRLALIVGILLLPLLMPSLYWNRVISIVGIYGLLALGFDFLAHYVGLVSLGGSLFIGVGGYLAAILNKSLGLPPLVTLPLATLLGAVLCTLLILPALPLRGVYFAIVTLMYPLIIFRIIEALNILGGTDGILGVASFPNPWLEQYLILIVVIVALFGLRRLVNEDIGLVFRGIKDNDQAVRASGLSITYYKAVAVFITSVLGCFGGAYFVHIYMVAGISLFALDYSVIPIAATVIGGGGTLVGPLLGCFILVPISELLRAFGTLRIVFYSVILLAFILFRSEGFMVYAQRKYHQFERWVKV from the coding sequence ATGGAGAGACGGAAGGAGAGATTAGATAGGGGAATCAAAGTCCGGACCGAGGGCATCTACGCCATCTCTTCCCTGGGGGAGATCAGTTATTTGGTCTTGCCGAGGCTGGCCTTGATCGTCGGCATCCTTCTCCTCCCGCTCTTGATGCCCTCCCTATACTGGAACCGGGTGATCTCCATCGTGGGGATCTATGGACTTTTGGCCCTGGGCTTCGACTTTCTGGCCCACTATGTGGGGCTGGTGTCATTGGGAGGCTCCCTGTTCATCGGGGTGGGAGGATACCTTGCGGCCATTTTAAACAAATCGCTCGGCCTCCCTCCGCTGGTCACCCTTCCCCTGGCTACCCTCCTCGGAGCGGTGCTCTGCACCCTTCTGATCCTCCCTGCCCTCCCCCTGCGGGGCGTCTACTTTGCGATCGTCACCCTTATGTATCCCCTCATCATCTTCAGGATCATCGAGGCCCTCAACATCCTGGGGGGCACGGACGGGATCCTTGGCGTGGCCAGTTTCCCCAACCCCTGGTTAGAACAGTATCTCATCCTGATCGTGGTGATCGTCGCCCTCTTCGGATTGAGACGCCTGGTGAACGAGGACATCGGTCTGGTCTTTCGTGGGATCAAAGACAACGATCAGGCGGTCAGGGCCTCGGGGCTGAGCATCACCTATTACAAGGCGGTGGCCGTCTTCATCACCTCCGTCTTGGGCTGTTTCGGAGGCGCTTACTTCGTCCATATCTACATGGTGGCCGGAATCTCCCTGTTCGCCCTCGACTACTCGGTCATTCCCATCGCCGCGACGGTCATCGGCGGAGGAGGGACCCTGGTGGGTCCCCTTTTGGGGTGCTTCATCCTCGTTCCCATCTCCGAACTCCTCCGCGCCTTCGGCACCCTCCGGATCGTCTTCTATTCCGTCATCCTGCTGGCCTTCATCCTGTTCCGGAGCGAGGGGTTCATGGTCTATGCGCAGCGGAAGTACCATCAATTCGAGAGGTGGGTCAAGGTATGA
- a CDS encoding ABC transporter ATP-binding protein, with the protein MNGEPILQVTKVSKSFGGIQAVREVSFQVQPGEVFGIIGPNGSGKTTLINCITGFIKMDSGRVLFKGKDITNRAPEKIANLGLTRTFQIMRPYYSLPAYKNLIIPLFSPRARKTGGWRGGGKLGDRATVSIDILEEIGFERDSFVPYKLASNLPTGYLKRLELARCLALKPDLILCDEVFSGLSMSEIASMVPLIEKLQMDGITLVMIEHRLRELFRVANRVMVLNFGEKLTEGVPDEVMADERVKEAYLGSEKLLDYKFEA; encoded by the coding sequence ATGAACGGTGAGCCGATCCTTCAGGTCACCAAGGTGTCGAAGTCCTTCGGCGGCATCCAGGCCGTGAGGGAGGTCAGCTTTCAAGTCCAGCCGGGAGAGGTTTTCGGGATCATCGGTCCCAATGGCTCCGGAAAGACGACCCTCATCAACTGCATCACCGGGTTCATCAAAATGGATTCTGGAAGGGTCCTCTTTAAAGGAAAGGACATCACCAATCGAGCGCCCGAAAAGATCGCCAATCTCGGTCTGACCCGGACCTTCCAGATCATGAGGCCTTACTATAGCCTCCCGGCTTATAAAAATTTGATCATCCCCCTCTTCTCCCCGAGGGCCCGGAAGACGGGGGGATGGCGGGGAGGCGGTAAACTCGGGGATCGGGCCACGGTCAGCATCGACATCCTCGAAGAGATCGGATTCGAAAGGGACTCCTTCGTCCCGTATAAGCTGGCCTCCAACCTCCCCACGGGGTATCTCAAACGGCTCGAGCTGGCCCGATGCCTCGCCCTGAAGCCCGATCTCATCCTCTGTGACGAGGTCTTCTCGGGGCTCAGCATGAGCGAAATCGCCAGCATGGTCCCCTTGATCGAAAAGTTGCAGATGGATGGGATCACCCTCGTGATGATCGAGCACCGCTTGCGAGAGCTCTTTCGGGTGGCCAACCGGGTCATGGTCCTCAACTTCGGGGAGAAGTTGACCGAAGGGGTGCCGGATGAGGTGATGGCCGACGAAAGGGTGAAAGAGGCCTATTTAGGTTCGGAAAAACTCCTCGATTATAAGTTCGAGGCCTGA
- a CDS encoding AMP-binding protein — protein MKEELVFTQFERICEKYPDRVAVIYLGEKYTYARLRDLIDRFATALHRLNVRKGDKVLLYLSNSVQWVISFFGIQKIGAVAVPVAPIYTSYEIEYMINDSGAETIVCLDTNFGYVQDIFPKTGLKRIIVTNLADLLPFYKRAVGYLFDKIPKGIVKKGPHVYSFTDLLRQRPERLRVEIDPWTDLSYILYTGGTTGFPKGVPGNHMGMVSYVRDIMEDVVGGYIEEGKDTYIAINPLFHIMALGLFVAIGLNYGNTTVIMPVPQVDSILKAIERYRVRWFLGVPALYRMILENDRLNQYDLSSLKYCYCGGDVLPIEVFKRWKELLGISIYQVYGSTEAGHVTYSRLDREPELSSIGQPLKTRQCKVVDPDTLEPLPVGEVGELLVTSDYTLKYYWNKPEETSRAYVNLDGQVYYRMGDYVRLGEDGNIYYVERSADVIKHKAYRVSASEIEAVLQDHPTVIGACVVGVPDPKVGERIKAIVVLKEDARGVDASELIRWCRERLAPYKVPQYIEFRDMLPKSKVGKLLRREIRSEERRKIAQEKTKG, from the coding sequence ATGAAAGAAGAACTGGTCTTTACCCAATTCGAAAGGATCTGCGAGAAGTACCCCGACCGGGTCGCGGTCATCTATTTGGGTGAAAAATATACCTACGCCCGGCTGAGGGATCTGATCGATCGATTCGCCACCGCCCTCCACCGTTTGAACGTTCGCAAGGGCGACAAGGTCCTCCTCTATCTCTCCAACTCGGTTCAATGGGTCATCTCCTTTTTCGGAATCCAGAAGATCGGCGCGGTGGCTGTCCCGGTGGCCCCCATCTACACCTCTTACGAAATCGAATACATGATCAACGATTCGGGCGCCGAGACGATCGTCTGCCTCGATACCAACTTCGGTTACGTCCAGGACATCTTCCCGAAGACCGGCCTAAAAAGGATCATCGTCACCAACCTGGCTGACCTCCTCCCCTTCTATAAACGGGCCGTGGGATATCTGTTCGACAAGATCCCAAAAGGGATCGTAAAAAAGGGCCCCCATGTCTACTCCTTCACAGATCTGCTCAGGCAACGGCCAGAGAGATTGAGGGTCGAGATCGACCCCTGGACCGACCTCTCCTACATCCTCTATACCGGAGGGACGACGGGCTTTCCGAAAGGGGTCCCCGGAAACCACATGGGGATGGTCTCCTACGTGAGGGATATCATGGAGGATGTGGTGGGAGGCTATATCGAGGAGGGCAAGGATACGTACATCGCCATCAATCCCCTCTTTCACATCATGGCCCTGGGACTCTTCGTCGCCATCGGCCTCAATTACGGCAATACGACGGTCATCATGCCCGTCCCCCAGGTCGACTCCATCCTGAAGGCCATCGAAAGATACCGGGTCCGGTGGTTCCTCGGAGTCCCGGCCCTCTACCGGATGATCCTCGAAAACGACCGGTTGAACCAATACGACCTGAGCTCCCTGAAATACTGCTATTGCGGCGGGGATGTGCTTCCCATCGAGGTCTTCAAAAGGTGGAAGGAACTGCTGGGCATCTCCATCTACCAGGTCTACGGATCCACTGAGGCGGGCCACGTCACCTACAGCCGTCTCGACCGGGAGCCGGAACTCTCCTCGATCGGGCAACCCCTCAAAACGAGACAATGCAAGGTGGTCGACCCCGACACGCTCGAGCCCCTTCCCGTGGGAGAGGTGGGCGAGCTCCTGGTCACCTCCGACTATACGCTGAAGTATTACTGGAACAAGCCCGAGGAGACGAGCCGTGCTTACGTCAATCTCGATGGCCAGGTCTATTATCGAATGGGCGATTATGTCCGGCTCGGAGAGGATGGAAACATCTACTATGTGGAGCGCTCCGCCGATGTGATCAAGCATAAGGCCTACCGGGTCTCGGCCTCGGAGATCGAGGCGGTCCTCCAGGATCACCCCACGGTCATCGGTGCCTGTGTGGTCGGGGTCCCCGATCCGAAGGTCGGCGAGCGGATCAAGGCGATCGTCGTCCTCAAAGAAGATGCCAGGGGCGTGGACGCCTCGGAATTGATTCGGTGGTGTCGGGAGCGTTTGGCCCCCTATAAGGTGCCTCAGTATATCGAATTCAGGGACATGTTGCCCAAATCGAAGGTCGGGAAGCTCCTGAGACGGGAGATCCGGAGCGAAGAAAGACGGAAGATCGCCCAGGAGAAAACCAAAGGGTAA
- a CDS encoding ATP-binding cassette domain-containing protein, whose protein sequence is MLDVRNLMVFYENALAINNINLKCEAAKVTGIFGANSAGKSTLMYTISGIILDVKKKEEMRGGERITLLGNILFEGADITWMKPSERAKRGIILCPERRRIFAESTALENLKIGAYLASKTQARKTLEYVFSIFPPLVKLKRREGGFLSGGEQQMLAIGRALMAQPKLLLLDEPLLGLSPLMEVMLARAIHDINVQTGITILISEQYARPVLPIVHYGYILENGGAVLEGSSKDLMENPDVKSAYFGI, encoded by the coding sequence GTGCTGGACGTCAGAAACCTCATGGTCTTTTACGAAAATGCCCTCGCCATTAACAACATCAACCTAAAATGCGAGGCCGCAAAAGTGACGGGCATTTTCGGGGCCAATAGCGCGGGAAAATCGACCCTGATGTATACCATTTCGGGGATCATCCTCGACGTCAAGAAGAAAGAGGAGATGAGGGGCGGGGAGCGGATCACCCTCCTCGGTAATATCCTATTCGAGGGGGCGGACATCACCTGGATGAAACCGAGCGAACGCGCCAAAAGGGGGATCATCCTCTGCCCCGAGAGGCGGCGGATCTTTGCCGAGAGCACCGCCCTCGAAAACCTCAAGATCGGCGCCTATCTGGCTTCCAAAACCCAGGCCAGAAAGACCCTCGAATACGTCTTTTCGATCTTTCCCCCCTTGGTAAAGCTGAAAAGGAGAGAAGGGGGGTTCCTCAGCGGCGGAGAACAACAGATGCTGGCCATCGGAAGGGCTTTGATGGCCCAACCCAAACTGCTTCTCCTCGACGAACCCCTGTTGGGTCTGAGCCCTCTGATGGAGGTGATGCTCGCCAGGGCCATCCATGACATCAATGTCCAGACCGGGATCACCATCCTGATTTCGGAACAGTATGCCCGTCCCGTTCTCCCCATCGTCCACTACGGGTACATCCTTGAAAATGGAGGGGCGGTGCTGGAAGGGAGCTCCAAGGACTTGATGGAGAACCCGGACGTAAAGTCCGCTTACTTCGGAATATAA
- a CDS encoding nitroreductase family protein gives MDLFTAIKERRSCRNFLPDPIDDPTLERLLEAAIWAPSPLNSQPWEFIVITSPEIKEKIFAEGERCRQWALEKSGWKWLGSYTLDFLKTVPALIAVVGDPKKSGVDLFMEEGPMGYQAACAAAIQNLHLAAHGLGLSSLWFTLFDKKAMREILRIPAEKVPLALICIGKPASPPAPTPRKELREKVTFLR, from the coding sequence ATGGACCTCTTTACGGCGATCAAAGAGAGACGGAGCTGCCGAAACTTCTTGCCCGACCCTATAGACGATCCCACCCTTGAAAGGCTTTTGGAGGCCGCCATCTGGGCCCCCTCGCCCCTCAACAGCCAGCCCTGGGAATTCATCGTGATCACCAGTCCTGAGATCAAAGAGAAGATCTTCGCGGAAGGCGAGAGGTGCCGTCAATGGGCCCTTGAAAAGAGCGGCTGGAAGTGGTTGGGGTCCTACACCCTCGACTTCTTAAAAACCGTCCCCGCCCTCATCGCGGTCGTGGGAGATCCCAAGAAGTCAGGCGTCGACCTCTTCATGGAGGAGGGCCCGATGGGATATCAGGCCGCCTGCGCCGCAGCCATCCAGAACCTCCATCTGGCTGCCCACGGCCTCGGCCTAAGCAGCCTCTGGTTCACCCTCTTCGACAAAAAGGCCATGAGGGAGATCCTTCGCATCCCTGCCGAAAAAGTCCCCCTCGCACTGATCTGCATCGGAAAACCCGCAAGCCCCCCTGCTCCAACTCCCCGTAAAGAGCTCAGGGAGAAAGTCACCTTCCTCCGCTGA
- a CDS encoding ABC transporter ATP-binding protein, protein MVVTNETQLKVENIHMAFGGVQALLGVSFEVKKGEIFSIIGPNGAGKTVLLNCINGLYKPQKGKIFFEGKDISTLKPYQRAELGISRTFQKLELFRGATVLDNIRLGRHIHLKSGLLSSALYIGKTAREEIEHRDFIEREIIDLLEIEHIRHKIVGMLPYGLQKRVELARALALNPKMILLDEPLAGLNLEEVEDMARFILDINEEERWQTTCVLVEHDMGVVMDISHRVMALNFGEKIAEGPPPEVQKNPSVIKAYLGEAEDLYVTRR, encoded by the coding sequence ATGGTCGTAACCAATGAGACCCAGCTCAAGGTGGAAAATATCCATATGGCCTTCGGAGGCGTCCAGGCCTTGCTCGGGGTCAGTTTCGAAGTGAAAAAGGGCGAGATCTTCTCCATCATCGGCCCCAATGGCGCCGGGAAAACGGTCCTTCTCAACTGTATCAACGGGCTCTACAAACCGCAGAAAGGGAAGATCTTCTTCGAGGGAAAGGACATCAGCACCTTAAAACCCTACCAGAGGGCGGAACTGGGGATTTCGAGGACCTTCCAGAAACTGGAGCTATTCAGGGGGGCCACGGTCCTCGATAACATCCGCCTCGGGCGCCATATCCATCTGAAATCGGGTCTTCTCAGCAGCGCCCTCTACATAGGGAAGACCGCGAGAGAAGAGATCGAACATCGGGATTTCATCGAAAGGGAGATCATCGACCTGCTCGAGATCGAACACATCCGACACAAGATCGTCGGGATGCTCCCCTACGGGCTTCAAAAGAGGGTGGAGTTGGCAAGGGCCTTGGCCCTCAATCCAAAGATGATCCTCCTCGATGAGCCCCTTGCCGGCCTCAACCTGGAGGAGGTCGAGGATATGGCCCGGTTCATCCTCGACATCAATGAAGAAGAGCGATGGCAGACGACCTGTGTGCTGGTCGAACACGACATGGGGGTCGTCATGGACATCTCCCACCGGGTCATGGCCCTCAACTTTGGAGAGAAGATCGCAGAGGGTCCCCCCCCCGAGGTCCAGAAGAACCCCAGCGTCATCAAAGCCTATTTAGGAGAGGCGGAGGATCTCTATGTCACAAGACGTTAA